The following are encoded together in the Anaerostipes caccae L1-92 genome:
- a CDS encoding SbcC/MukB-like Walker B domain-containing protein gives MKPLFLEISAWGPYAGKNQIDFSKFQGGLFLITGPTGSGKTTIFDALTYALYGEVSGSVRTKESLRSDFASQKEDTYVILEFTHRNEKYRVERHPKYRRAKRKGSGTTVKKEDAVLTLPDGTVKAGTSKVNEELSRILSIDYDQFRQISMLAQGEFQRLLTAKSSDRAEVFRSIFHTQIYKKIQGLAGEKARALLSEIREITNQMEEAAKLSGEDPAYEEMREKKDFSAVITFLEDDYKEKKQLASEAFLNSRNKREEFDSKKQIFEQAKKLSAETETLASKICSLEEELGELKQKRENIRKKKQDLYSLRDVMDHKKERLGVLKEINEQLERLGQLETEYEEASQEESRQIRRTRMAVYQEWLEAEGEAKASSEKFKCFSEEFEQAECEYRRADDLRKEEQDIYMEMQSAYYACSIGILAKDLREGKPCPVCGSTIHPKPAGIPSEAPDREQLEAQKDRAEKAEELFRKWYEKMLKLKEQKNTAQTEWKRKQEELGEEPEYEGITREEACSAEKFSRQKEENCLADIREQRMKAEGRMRAFREQLESWGRAEELKEEHLALSKELEEYDSENDRLTAENIELETALSKTRTLLEERRGEFEERKKQRAELEQEKVSSGDLENLEGEIKKTEEEREQLAVLVHQRQRALCSLKEKQKKKEKLEESYGIVGDVDRLLSGNNALRLTFEQFILITYFRDILKAANIRFVKMTGGRYEMFRSETVTDARKKDNLEIEVMDYYTGKRRSVKTLSGGESFKAALCLALGLSDIVRNSAGGIQIEVLFVDEGFGSLDSESLEQAVSCLQELSGKNRMIGIISHVPELSERIEEKITVRKKNMGSSIEKL, from the coding sequence ATGAAGCCATTATTTCTTGAGATCAGCGCATGGGGCCCCTATGCGGGCAAAAATCAGATTGATTTTTCCAAATTCCAGGGTGGACTGTTTTTGATCACCGGGCCTACGGGCTCCGGGAAAACTACGATATTTGACGCGCTGACCTATGCTCTCTACGGGGAAGTCAGCGGAAGCGTCCGCACGAAGGAAAGCCTCAGGAGCGATTTCGCTTCACAGAAGGAAGATACCTATGTGATTCTTGAATTTACACACAGGAATGAAAAGTACCGGGTAGAGCGCCATCCGAAATACAGGAGAGCCAAAAGAAAAGGTTCGGGAACGACGGTAAAAAAAGAGGATGCCGTGCTGACTCTGCCCGATGGAACTGTAAAAGCCGGAACGTCCAAAGTCAACGAGGAGCTGTCCCGTATTCTCTCCATCGACTATGACCAGTTCCGCCAGATCTCCATGCTGGCACAGGGGGAATTTCAAAGGCTGCTCACAGCAAAGTCCAGTGACCGGGCGGAAGTATTCCGCTCTATTTTTCATACGCAGATCTATAAAAAAATCCAGGGTCTTGCAGGCGAGAAGGCGAGAGCCCTGCTTAGCGAAATACGTGAGATCACAAATCAGATGGAAGAGGCAGCTAAACTGTCGGGAGAAGATCCGGCATATGAAGAAATGAGAGAAAAGAAAGATTTTTCGGCGGTGATCACTTTTCTTGAGGACGATTATAAGGAAAAGAAACAGCTGGCATCCGAGGCTTTCTTAAACAGCAGGAATAAGAGAGAAGAGTTTGATTCGAAGAAACAGATTTTTGAACAGGCAAAGAAATTATCCGCAGAGACAGAAACTTTGGCTTCAAAGATCTGCAGTCTGGAAGAGGAATTAGGAGAGCTTAAACAAAAACGAGAGAATATCCGAAAGAAGAAGCAGGATCTTTACAGTCTAAGAGATGTGATGGATCATAAAAAGGAACGTCTCGGCGTTTTAAAGGAGATCAATGAACAGCTGGAACGATTGGGACAGCTGGAAACCGAATATGAAGAAGCCAGCCAGGAAGAATCACGGCAAATCAGGAGAACCCGAATGGCAGTTTACCAGGAATGGCTGGAAGCAGAGGGGGAGGCAAAGGCTTCCTCTGAGAAATTTAAGTGTTTCTCAGAAGAATTTGAGCAGGCTGAATGTGAGTACCGAAGGGCAGATGACTTAAGAAAAGAGGAACAGGACATCTATATGGAGATGCAGTCCGCTTATTATGCGTGCAGCATTGGCATTTTGGCAAAAGATCTAAGGGAAGGAAAACCATGTCCTGTCTGCGGTTCCACGATACACCCAAAGCCCGCCGGGATTCCTTCAGAAGCTCCGGACAGGGAGCAGCTGGAGGCACAGAAAGACCGGGCAGAAAAGGCAGAAGAGCTTTTCCGCAAATGGTATGAAAAAATGCTGAAATTGAAAGAACAGAAGAATACGGCACAGACCGAATGGAAAAGAAAACAGGAAGAGCTCGGAGAAGAACCTGAATATGAGGGGATTACGAGAGAGGAAGCCTGTTCAGCGGAGAAATTCTCCAGACAGAAGGAAGAAAACTGTCTGGCGGATATCAGAGAACAGCGGATGAAGGCAGAAGGCCGGATGAGAGCGTTTAGAGAACAGCTGGAATCGTGGGGCAGAGCGGAGGAACTAAAGGAGGAGCATCTCGCTCTTTCAAAAGAACTGGAAGAATATGATTCAGAGAATGACCGGCTGACGGCGGAGAATATCGAGTTGGAAACGGCTCTTTCCAAGACGCGGACTCTTCTGGAGGAACGCCGTGGAGAGTTTGAGGAAAGGAAGAAACAACGCGCTGAACTTGAACAGGAGAAGGTTTCAAGCGGTGATCTGGAAAATTTGGAAGGAGAGATCAAAAAAACAGAGGAGGAAAGAGAACAGCTCGCTGTGCTTGTGCATCAGAGACAGAGGGCACTTTGCTCTTTAAAAGAGAAGCAGAAAAAGAAAGAAAAGCTTGAAGAGAGTTACGGTATTGTTGGAGATGTGGACCGGCTTCTGAGCGGAAATAATGCGCTTCGTCTGACCTTTGAGCAGTTTATTCTCATTACATATTTCCGGGATATTTTAAAGGCCGCAAATATCAGGTTTGTGAAAATGACCGGAGGCCGGTATGAGATGTTTCGGAGTGAGACAGTCACGGATGCCAGAAAAAAAGATAACCTGGAAATAGAAGTGATGGATTATTATACCGGAAAGCGCAGGTCTGTAAAAACTCTCTCAGGAGGCGAGTCCTTTAAGGCGGCACTGTGCCTGGCGTTAGGACTTTCGGATATTGTCAGGAACAGCGCCGGAGGCATTCAGATCGAAGTTTTGTTTGTAGATGAGGGATTCGGTTCCCTGGACAGTGAATCCTTAGAACAAGCGGTTTCCTGTCTCCAGGAGCTCTCCGGAAAAAACAGGATGATCGGCATTATTTCCCATGTTCCGGAGCTGTCTGAGCGGATTGAAGAAAAAATCACGGTTCGTAAGAAAAATATGGGGAGTAGCATTGAGAAATTGTGA
- a CDS encoding MBL fold metallo-hydrolase RNA specificity domain-containing protein produces MKLMFIGADHEVTGSCHYVEACGKRFLVDYGMEQGKNVYENAELPVNPSEIDFVLLTHAHIDHSGLLPLLYANGFRGSVIATKATKDLCDIMLRDSAHIQEFEAEWKNRKARRSGKPEEPPLYTMDDAVSVMEQFKGCQYNEKLEVSRGISVRFTDIGHLLGSASIEVWLTEADTQKKIVFSGDIGNNNQPLIKDPHYTESADYVVMESTYGDRFHESHPDYVGELAGLIQKTFDRGGNVVIPSFAVGRTQELLYYIRQIKEERRVKNHGDFAVYVDSPLAVEATNVFQENIHDTFDEDAMALINQGINPITFSNLKLSITSNDSKAINFDEERKVIISASGMCEAGRIRHHLKHNLWKPENTIVFVGYQAYGTLGRALVEGAKEVRLFGETIKVEADVVRLEGMSGHADKKGLSVWAEAFKDQPEKFFIVHGEDETCDSFAQYLESECGRKAEAPYSGDIFDLAAGEWELRVAPKKVPESRKGTRRANAVFARLLAAGERLMSVIRKSEGGANKDLARFADQINALCDKWER; encoded by the coding sequence ATGAAATTAATGTTTATCGGAGCAGACCATGAAGTAACGGGCAGCTGTCATTACGTGGAGGCGTGCGGGAAGCGTTTTTTGGTTGACTATGGAATGGAGCAGGGAAAGAATGTTTATGAGAATGCGGAACTTCCGGTAAATCCGTCAGAAATTGATTTTGTGCTGCTGACCCATGCCCATATTGATCATTCGGGACTGCTTCCGCTGTTATATGCCAATGGCTTCAGGGGCAGTGTCATTGCCACAAAAGCCACCAAAGATCTCTGTGATATCATGCTCCGTGACAGCGCCCACATTCAGGAGTTTGAGGCGGAGTGGAAGAACCGGAAGGCCAGACGGTCAGGGAAGCCGGAAGAGCCTCCTCTGTATACGATGGATGACGCGGTAAGTGTTATGGAGCAGTTCAAGGGCTGTCAGTATAACGAGAAATTAGAAGTGAGCCGGGGTATCAGCGTACGTTTTACAGATATAGGACATCTGCTCGGTTCAGCCAGCATTGAGGTATGGCTCACTGAGGCGGACACCCAGAAAAAGATTGTCTTCTCCGGTGATATCGGAAATAATAATCAGCCTCTGATCAAAGACCCCCATTATACGGAGAGTGCAGATTATGTGGTGATGGAATCTACCTACGGAGACCGTTTTCATGAGAGTCATCCCGATTATGTCGGAGAACTTGCCGGTTTGATTCAAAAGACCTTTGACCGGGGCGGAAATGTGGTGATCCCGTCATTTGCGGTGGGAAGGACCCAGGAGCTTCTGTACTATATCCGCCAGATCAAAGAGGAGCGCAGGGTGAAGAACCACGGGGATTTTGCCGTGTATGTAGACAGTCCTCTTGCAGTGGAGGCCACCAACGTTTTTCAGGAAAACATACATGACACATTTGATGAGGATGCCATGGCGCTGATCAATCAGGGCATCAATCCGATCACTTTCTCCAATCTGAAATTATCCATCACAAGCAATGATTCCAAGGCGATCAATTTTGATGAAGAACGGAAGGTGATCATCTCCGCTTCCGGAATGTGTGAGGCGGGAAGGATACGGCATCATTTAAAGCATAATCTGTGGAAGCCTGAAAATACGATTGTGTTTGTCGGATACCAGGCTTACGGCACGTTGGGCCGTGCTCTTGTGGAAGGGGCAAAAGAAGTCCGGCTGTTCGGTGAGACCATCAAAGTGGAAGCCGATGTGGTGCGCCTGGAAGGAATGAGCGGACATGCGGACAAAAAAGGACTCTCTGTGTGGGCGGAGGCTTTTAAAGACCAGCCTGAAAAATTTTTCATCGTTCACGGAGAGGATGAGACCTGTGACAGCTTTGCCCAATACCTGGAAAGTGAATGCGGCAGGAAGGCAGAAGCACCGTACAGCGGGGATATTTTTGATCTGGCTGCAGGAGAGTGGGAGCTCAGGGTTGCGCCGAAGAAAGTGCCGGAAAGCAGGAAGGGCACGAGAAGAGCCAATGCTGTATTTGCAAGGCTGCTGGCTGCAGGCGAGCGCTTGATGTCTGTTATACGGAAAAGTGAGGGCGGGGCCAACAAGGATCTGGCCAGATTTGCGGATCAGATCAATGCTCTCTGTGACAAATGGGAGCGATGA
- a CDS encoding C39 family peptidase, giving the protein MSELRSEYRMNRHMKSICSAVLCGCLVVGSNTFAYGEEAAATAKTTEQSSATEQTTASESTSTTAAQTEATTTAQPQETTKQESTTAHKDQKTTEKKDQTSKASKKKAKKIKQKNKVKKLKKNKNLKEEKVVSNIIPKIYNDTRLSMKDQKETIAGFTYFNQGDSAWNQNGYCIKSSGCGPTAMAVCITSLTGKWVTPLDTTIWAYEHGYYSNAGSAHEVVPALAKNYQLGCSGLGTDYKKIRDALKKKHPVVGLMGPGYFTKGGHFIALVAIDDKDQVTVADVGSRQRSTYKYHLKDVIEQSKSASAGGPFWEIYKPGEKEKAAMKAKKTKADAAKLKAQLQKQHRYNDLKAVLSQNQSVVVPLKKGTIVTEESFVTLLDIDSKDHVSVELKEQEIKDYSLKTVVDELQTKAISQTFWEMTHPMEKSQGPTLSDFLKN; this is encoded by the coding sequence ATGAGTGAGCTAAGGAGTGAATACAGAATGAACAGGCACATGAAATCCATCTGCTCTGCTGTACTATGCGGCTGCCTTGTAGTGGGCAGCAACACGTTTGCATACGGTGAAGAAGCGGCAGCAACGGCAAAGACAACAGAACAGAGCTCAGCAACAGAGCAGACAACAGCGTCCGAGAGTACATCGACAACGGCTGCACAGACCGAAGCCACGACCACGGCACAGCCGCAGGAGACGACGAAACAGGAGTCGACAACGGCGCATAAGGACCAGAAAACGACAGAAAAAAAGGACCAGACATCCAAGGCTTCAAAGAAAAAAGCAAAAAAGATCAAACAGAAAAACAAAGTCAAGAAGCTGAAAAAGAACAAGAATCTTAAGGAAGAAAAGGTAGTCTCCAACATTATCCCTAAGATCTATAATGACACGCGTCTCAGCATGAAGGATCAGAAGGAAACCATCGCAGGTTTTACCTATTTTAATCAGGGAGATTCCGCCTGGAACCAGAATGGCTACTGCATCAAGAGCAGCGGCTGCGGACCTACTGCCATGGCAGTCTGTATTACCTCGCTGACCGGCAAATGGGTAACCCCGCTTGATACGACCATCTGGGCATACGAGCATGGTTATTACAGCAATGCAGGTTCCGCCCATGAAGTCGTGCCTGCACTGGCAAAAAATTATCAGCTGGGATGCAGTGGACTCGGGACAGATTATAAGAAGATCAGGGATGCGCTTAAAAAGAAGCATCCGGTAGTCGGCCTCATGGGACCCGGTTATTTTACCAAAGGAGGACATTTTATAGCTTTGGTGGCGATCGATGACAAAGATCAGGTGACAGTTGCAGACGTGGGAAGCAGACAGCGCAGTACATACAAGTACCATTTAAAAGATGTGATCGAGCAGTCTAAATCCGCATCCGCAGGCGGCCCGTTCTGGGAGATTTATAAACCCGGAGAGAAAGAAAAAGCTGCAATGAAGGCAAAGAAAACCAAAGCAGATGCAGCTAAGCTGAAGGCACAGCTGCAGAAACAGCACCGCTATAATGACTTAAAGGCAGTCCTGTCTCAGAATCAGAGCGTTGTTGTTCCGCTGAAAAAGGGAACCATTGTGACGGAAGAAAGCTTTGTAACTCTGCTGGATATTGATTCTAAAGATCATGTGTCTGTAGAATTAAAAGAACAGGAAATCAAAGATTACTCTTTAAAGACGGTTGTGGATGAGCTGCAGACAAAGGCGATCAGCCAGACCTTCTGGGAGATGACCCATCCGATGGAAAAGAGCCAGGGACCTACGCTCTCTGATTTCTTGAAAAATTAA
- the ispF gene encoding 2-C-methyl-D-erythritol 2,4-cyclodiphosphate synthase, with product MRVGMGYDVHKLAEGRPLILGGVHVPYEKGLLGHSDADVLLHAICDALLGAAALGDIGRHFPDTDPEYKGADSMELLKKVRELVEKECYLIENVDATVIAQKPKLAPYIEEMREKIAETLGVGRKQINVKATTEEHLGFTGEGLGISAQAVCMLTTVDNYIYEDVLRPGAQTGCQGCQGCRKGE from the coding sequence ATGAGAGTTGGAATGGGATATGATGTGCATAAGCTGGCAGAAGGCCGCCCTTTAATTTTAGGAGGTGTGCATGTTCCATACGAAAAAGGACTGTTAGGCCATTCAGATGCAGATGTGCTTCTGCATGCCATCTGTGACGCACTGCTTGGAGCCGCGGCTCTGGGGGATATCGGCCGGCATTTTCCGGATACAGACCCAGAATATAAAGGTGCAGACAGCATGGAACTGTTAAAGAAGGTCAGGGAACTGGTGGAGAAAGAGTGTTATCTGATTGAAAATGTAGATGCCACTGTGATCGCACAGAAGCCAAAGCTGGCGCCCTATATCGAAGAGATGAGAGAGAAGATCGCGGAGACACTCGGAGTCGGAAGAAAACAGATCAACGTAAAGGCAACCACGGAAGAACATCTGGGATTTACCGGGGAAGGACTTGGGATCAGCGCCCAGGCAGTCTGCATGCTGACCACCGTAGATAATTATATCTATGAAGACGTCTTAAGGCCCGGCGCACAGACCGGATGTCAGGGATGCCAGGGATGCCGGAAAGGGGAATAG
- the recJ gene encoding single-stranded-DNA-specific exonuclease RecJ, which translates to MEKWFISKKKADFVRIGEKFGIDPVIARLIRNRDITGEEEIRRYLSGTLSDISDPFMMKDAEEACRLLHQAVRGGTKIRIISDYDVDGVISNYILWKSLSDLGGIVDFTIPDRIQDGYGMNSEMAVNAKEDGVGLIITCDNGIAAFDPVKKAKDLGMEVIVTDHHEVPYQMEEGKKRERLPLADAVVNPKQESCAYPYKQLCGAGVAFQLMRALYQMEGREDKDLEPLLCFLAIATVCDVVDLTEENRIFVREGLKRIDITENTGLRALLRAHNLEEAPVNSYHLGFVIGPCINASGRLESAEKVLRLFLEKDMVTAEETAQELKELNDQRKGMTNEGVKEALDQIEQNGYGEDKVLVIYLPDCHESIAGIIAGRIKDKVHRPVFVLTKGREGIKGSGRSIENYHMFEAMNGVRDVFSRFGGHAMAAGCSLSDESKVEEFRRRINGCCDLKEDDFIKKVSIDVDMPIDYISAELVRQMAVLEPFGKENKRPLFAHRKLFIERIQVFGDNRNVIRLSLLSDRGTRMTGMIFEEEDIFREKMGEGKQYITCTYYPDINVYRGNESLQIRIQHYFFT; encoded by the coding sequence ATGGAAAAATGGTTTATCAGCAAGAAGAAAGCAGACTTTGTCCGGATCGGAGAGAAGTTCGGCATCGATCCGGTCATAGCCAGGCTGATCCGGAACCGGGATATCACGGGAGAGGAGGAGATACGCAGGTATTTATCCGGGACGCTTTCGGATATTTCTGATCCGTTCATGATGAAGGATGCAGAGGAAGCGTGCAGACTGCTTCATCAGGCGGTCCGCGGGGGCACAAAAATCAGGATCATCTCTGACTACGATGTGGACGGGGTGATATCCAATTATATCTTGTGGAAAAGTCTCAGCGATCTCGGAGGGATTGTGGATTTTACCATTCCCGACCGCATCCAGGACGGCTACGGAATGAATTCGGAGATGGCTGTGAACGCCAAAGAAGACGGAGTCGGGCTGATCATCACCTGCGACAATGGGATTGCCGCTTTTGATCCAGTAAAAAAGGCAAAAGATCTGGGCATGGAAGTCATTGTCACGGACCATCATGAGGTTCCGTATCAAATGGAGGAAGGGAAAAAGAGGGAGAGGCTGCCTCTGGCGGATGCGGTCGTGAATCCGAAACAGGAATCGTGCGCATACCCCTATAAACAGCTCTGCGGGGCCGGGGTGGCGTTTCAGCTCATGAGAGCGCTTTATCAAATGGAGGGCAGAGAGGATAAGGACCTGGAACCGCTGCTCTGTTTTTTGGCCATCGCCACAGTCTGTGATGTGGTCGACCTTACGGAGGAAAATCGTATTTTCGTGAGAGAAGGGCTGAAGCGCATCGATATTACGGAAAATACCGGTCTGAGGGCGCTTTTAAGGGCACATAATCTGGAAGAGGCTCCGGTCAATTCTTATCATTTAGGTTTTGTTATCGGCCCGTGCATCAACGCCAGCGGAAGGTTGGAATCGGCGGAAAAGGTTTTAAGGCTGTTTCTGGAAAAGGATATGGTTACCGCAGAAGAGACGGCTCAGGAATTAAAAGAACTTAATGACCAGAGAAAAGGAATGACCAACGAGGGAGTCAAAGAAGCGCTGGATCAGATAGAACAAAATGGCTACGGGGAAGACAAGGTCCTCGTGATCTATCTTCCGGACTGCCATGAGAGCATCGCGGGGATCATTGCCGGGAGAATTAAAGACAAAGTACACAGGCCGGTTTTTGTACTGACCAAAGGAAGAGAAGGGATCAAAGGTTCCGGTCGTTCCATAGAGAATTATCACATGTTTGAAGCTATGAACGGGGTAAGGGATGTATTTTCCAGATTCGGGGGACACGCCATGGCTGCGGGGTGCTCTCTGTCAGACGAGTCGAAAGTAGAGGAGTTCCGCAGACGGATCAATGGCTGCTGTGACCTTAAAGAGGATGATTTCATAAAAAAGGTATCGATCGATGTGGATATGCCGATTGACTATATTTCTGCGGAACTGGTGCGCCAGATGGCAGTGCTGGAGCCGTTTGGGAAGGAAAATAAAAGGCCTTTGTTCGCCCACAGAAAACTTTTCATTGAAAGAATCCAGGTATTCGGCGATAATAGAAATGTAATCCGGCTGTCGCTTTTAAGTGACAGGGGAACAAGAATGACGGGCATGATCTTTGAAGAGGAAGATATATTCCGTGAAAAGATGGGAGAGGGAAAGCAGTACATCACTTGCACCTACTATCCGGATATTAACGTATACAGGGGAAATGAGAGCCTGCAGATACGGATACAGCATTACTTTTTTACATAG
- a CDS encoding Cof-type HAD-IIB family hydrolase encodes MSQIKLVTMDLDGTLLNDQKQISEHTREVLEEAARRGVHIVPATGRIYKAIPDFIRNLEGVRYAVCCNGATIYDALEDKIIYKNHIPKETALSLLRKLTEYNCTRDIYRNGQGYMEGKFYNHLEDFDIKGQQKDLILRTRQEVGDLEAYVEENSDGIEKISAFFGDLEERKRVMKELSDLEIASVSTALFNNVEITQLGCDKGDGITQLAKHLSIPIEETMACGDAANDTFMIRAAGFGVVMENGMDELKDIADFVTKSNEEDGVAYAIERFVLN; translated from the coding sequence ATGAGCCAGATTAAGTTGGTAACCATGGATTTAGACGGAACTTTGCTGAATGACCAGAAGCAGATTTCGGAGCATACGAGGGAAGTGCTCGAAGAAGCAGCCAGAAGAGGCGTACATATTGTGCCGGCCACAGGACGGATCTATAAAGCAATCCCTGATTTTATCAGAAATTTAGAGGGAGTCCGGTATGCCGTCTGCTGCAATGGGGCGACGATCTATGACGCTCTGGAAGATAAGATCATATACAAGAACCACATTCCGAAGGAGACAGCCTTGTCTCTGCTCAGGAAACTCACAGAATATAATTGTACCAGAGATATTTACAGAAACGGCCAGGGCTATATGGAAGGGAAATTTTATAACCATTTAGAAGATTTTGATATTAAGGGCCAGCAGAAAGACCTTATTTTAAGGACCAGACAGGAGGTCGGTGATCTGGAGGCCTATGTGGAAGAAAACAGTGACGGCATTGAAAAGATCAGTGCCTTCTTCGGTGACCTTGAGGAGAGAAAACGTGTCATGAAGGAACTGAGCGATCTGGAAATTGCCAGCGTTTCAACTGCATTGTTTAACAATGTAGAGATCACCCAGCTGGGATGTGACAAAGGAGACGGGATCACACAGTTAGCCAAACATCTCTCCATACCGATCGAGGAGACGATGGCGTGCGGAGATGCGGCCAATGACACATTTATGATCCGGGCAGCGGGATTCGGTGTAGTGATGGAAAATGGAATGGACGAACTGAAAGATATCGCAGATTTTGTTACAAAATCCAATGAGGAAGACGGAGTCGCCTATGCCATCGAGCGGTTCGTGCTGAACTAG
- a CDS encoding exonuclease SbcCD subunit D, whose translation MKLLHMADLHLGKTVNGMNFIEDQRHVLAQVLGLMEKEPVDGLLLAGDIYDRSIPPAEAVTLLDWFLTGTAELMVPVFLAAGNHDSGERLEFGQKLFGQQNIYVEGTLREEFPAIRLEDEYGPVCLHLLPYFKPAEARALFPEDEIRTHEDAMRSVLARHPVDRTERNVLVTHQFVTGTEPVTQSDSELLLSVGGTEQISYTVFEDYDYTALGHIHGPQKAGRETVRYSGSLLKYSFSEEFHKKSVTLVELKEKGSIIVTVYPLKPRHDMRRIKGKLEDLLDPQVVEAADCEDYISAVLTDEEELADPMEKLRASYPNIMELNLEKRQRSGGDEVYADVREKTPLELGESFLELTCGEAEEKRMEFLKKLLEEGGLNI comes from the coding sequence ATGAAGCTTTTGCATATGGCTGACCTGCATTTGGGCAAGACGGTCAATGGAATGAATTTCATAGAAGATCAGAGACATGTGCTGGCACAGGTGCTGGGACTGATGGAGAAGGAGCCCGTTGACGGGCTCCTTTTGGCAGGAGATATTTATGACCGGAGCATCCCTCCGGCAGAGGCTGTGACCTTGCTTGACTGGTTTCTGACAGGTACGGCAGAGCTTATGGTGCCTGTTTTTTTAGCGGCGGGAAATCACGATTCGGGCGAGAGGCTGGAGTTTGGACAGAAACTTTTCGGGCAGCAGAATATTTACGTGGAAGGGACATTAAGAGAAGAATTCCCTGCCATCAGACTGGAAGATGAATACGGGCCGGTCTGCCTGCATCTGCTTCCGTATTTTAAGCCTGCTGAGGCAAGGGCATTGTTTCCTGAAGACGAGATCCGCACGCATGAAGATGCCATGCGCTCTGTCCTCGCACGTCATCCTGTGGACAGAACAGAGCGGAATGTGCTGGTCACCCATCAGTTTGTCACTGGGACAGAACCCGTCACACAGTCCGACTCGGAACTGTTGCTGAGTGTGGGAGGGACAGAACAGATTTCTTATACTGTCTTTGAAGACTATGACTATACTGCGCTTGGGCACATTCACGGCCCTCAAAAAGCGGGAAGAGAGACTGTAAGATACAGCGGTTCCCTTCTTAAGTACTCTTTTTCTGAAGAATTTCACAAGAAATCTGTGACACTGGTTGAGCTGAAAGAAAAAGGCAGCATAATAGTTACGGTTTACCCGCTTAAGCCCAGACATGATATGCGCCGGATCAAAGGAAAACTTGAAGATCTTTTAGATCCGCAGGTGGTTGAAGCTGCAGACTGTGAAGACTATATCAGCGCCGTGCTGACGGACGAGGAGGAACTTGCAGATCCTATGGAGAAGCTCCGTGCCTCTTATCCGAATATTATGGAACTGAACCTGGAGAAGAGACAGAGGTCCGGCGGTGATGAGGTGTACGCCGACGTCCGTGAAAAGACACCGCTGGAACTGGGGGAATCGTTTCTTGAGCTGACCTGCGGTGAGGCAGAAGAAAAGAGGATGGAATTTCTTAAAAAACTTCTGGAGGAAGGAGGCTTGAATATATGA
- a CDS encoding GNAT family N-acetyltransferase: protein MELVYDDKSHRDLIFQMYQDIFKDPEKFAEYYFDVIYPKNQVLMAWEGSRLKGMIHLNPYRMKISDKEFDAHYIVAVATRKEMRRQGIMRKMLHRVLNDMAERNEPFTYLIPADKAYYEPFDFVFVMDWTETKITGEEGEATGSLEPFREDDTQEVLRFLNRQIRSYDIYTVLNPDYLKQAAKEAKSQDGDLMVFREHGEIAGVFAYGKENDTIYVRLGFGTEEKRFLEMISRTFPGSKIEISAGCVKRGKKVPKIMFRITSLEALCRCLRSRKKIEFVLTVTDPVIGKNNGTFLFSASKDGTEIRPSSKKAEGELSIGDFSKAVFGYGGEDVLERHPFLRELIPLDAVYITEEV from the coding sequence ATGGAACTTGTTTATGACGACAAAAGCCACAGGGATCTGATTTTTCAGATGTATCAGGATATTTTTAAGGACCCTGAAAAGTTTGCAGAATATTATTTTGACGTAATCTATCCTAAAAATCAGGTGCTCATGGCATGGGAGGGCAGCCGGCTGAAAGGGATGATTCATCTGAATCCGTATCGTATGAAAATTTCAGATAAGGAGTTTGACGCCCATTATATCGTTGCTGTGGCCACAAGGAAAGAAATGCGGAGACAAGGCATCATGCGAAAAATGCTTCACAGAGTTCTCAATGATATGGCAGAGCGCAATGAGCCGTTCACATATCTGATTCCTGCCGATAAGGCTTACTATGAACCCTTTGACTTTGTATTTGTGATGGACTGGACAGAGACAAAGATCACAGGGGAAGAGGGTGAGGCTACAGGCTCCCTGGAACCGTTTCGGGAAGATGATACGCAGGAAGTTCTCCGGTTCTTAAACCGGCAGATCCGTTCATATGATATTTATACGGTGTTAAACCCGGATTATTTAAAACAGGCGGCAAAGGAAGCAAAAAGCCAGGACGGAGACCTGATGGTGTTTAGAGAACACGGTGAGATAGCCGGAGTCTTTGCATACGGAAAAGAAAACGATACCATATATGTACGGCTGGGATTCGGGACAGAGGAAAAAAGATTTTTAGAGATGATCAGCCGCACATTTCCCGGCAGTAAAATCGAGATATCGGCGGGCTGTGTGAAACGGGGAAAAAAGGTGCCGAAGATCATGTTCAGGATTACATCTCTTGAGGCGCTGTGCCGCTGCCTGAGAAGCAGAAAAAAAATAGAATTTGTTCTTACCGTGACGGACCCTGTGATCGGGAAGAATAACGGAACTTTCCTATTTTCCGCCTCAAAAGACGGGACAGAAATCCGTCCTTCATCCAAAAAAGCCGAGGGTGAACTGTCGATCGGAGATTTTTCGAAAGCAGTATTTGGATACGGCGGGGAGGATGTATTGGAGAGGCATCCGTTTCTGAGAGAACTGATACCATTGGACGCCGTATATATTACCGAGGAGGTATGA